TGTTTCTTTAATCCCGCGCAGTTCGCCAAGCGAGCTTATATCCAGCCAGCAATCGGAATCGTCCGAACCGGCATTTGAGATATTAACCAGATCGGTGCCGCCGGCCAGATATTTCCGCTTAAGCGGAAGTGCGGGAATAATTTTCCAGAGTTCTCTAAGATTTTTTGGTCTGACGATGAAAGAGGGCATAAGATAAGTTTCAAGGCCGTTTGTTGACCATACGCCCTGATACGGCTAAATATTACAATATAATTATGTGCTTAATCTATTATTTGCGAGGTTCCCCCACATCGGCAATTATCCAGACAGGTTAAATTACGGCGAGTTGATTATACCAGTCATCACTCGGTGTGAGACCTATATACCAAATACGTCTGTTAGCCAACTTTTTTTAGGCTGAAACAGACTAATAGTAGGTGTCTGGAGGTGTTTTTTGATTTAGAAAAAGCGCTTAAATCATGCCCGATTATTAGCGGTGTTTTATGGGGTTCCCGCCGACAGATCGCATCTGCATCTGATGCGGAAATACAGCAAAAACAGGCTCATGATAGTCGACGACTTCCTGATAACGCCCTTGTCGGACGCCACCCGGGCTGACTTCCTGGAGGTTATCGAGGACCGGTGCGGGTCCGGCGACATGGTTATTACCAGCCAGTGCCCTACCAAGGAGTGGCATCCCAATATAGGGGACCGACCATTGCGGACGCCATATACGACCGGCTGCTGCATAATCCCTATAAAATAAAATTGAGAGGTTAATCCCTGCGGAAACGGCAGAAGCCGGATTAAGAAGAGAAGCCGTGCGGATTAAGCAAAAAATATTTGACAGACAGGAGAGAAAAGAGCTACGTTTTAAAGAACCCGAGCGTTGTTTCGCTACGACTCGGCCGATTTCCAGCGGAACGGTGGCCGGCTTGAGAACGGAATCAGTGGCCGATTTCAGTGTAATATGCATACTGTAGGGCCTCACCTTAGAATTACGGTGATATGATGCGCAAGTCGGTCAAATTCGGTACAATGCTTTTTACCATCTGATTTCCAACCCTGTATAGAGGTCTGCCATGAGAAGAACGATCTGTCAAAGTATTTGCTTGGCCATGATTCTTGCGCAAACTGCGTGTGTTGGTGTTGAGAATGTCAAGAATCCTTCCCTAAGCGAACTTCGGTCCCGAGTGGGGAATCATCTGCTCTTGGGCTTGTCCCCAGAGGGAGGGCCAGGTAGTGCAGCATATATTGAAAATGAGTGCCAGCTTGAAGACATATTCATTCTGCCGTCGAGTACAGACCATAATGGTGTCGATGCGGTTCTGCAGTTAACATTTCTGGGATCATTCACTGGGGTCAAAGTTGAAATTCTATCTGCCTTTTCAGGGGCAGTAGTCTATACCGGCCATGCCACATATTGGAGCTTTCGCAGATTCTGCAATGATCTCCGTAGAATTGTAACCCAAGAATTTAAACCCGGCGCGGAACCTTACGCAAGGGTCCTCGCCGAGAAGCGCCAACAACGGGACCCAAACAGTTTACCTGCATGCGACGACCGTGACAAGTTCGCGGCCCGGCAGCAGGATGAGGAATCCGCATTCCAACACGCCCTGCAGAAGATCGAGTCTGGTGACGTTCCGTCGAAATTGCCGGAGGCGGTTCACAAAGCCTCTGTACAGGCAATCTATGCGGTTCGACAGACCCGCTTTTCAGACGCTGTGGATCGCTACGCCGAGGGACTGAAAGTGGCGCCTTGGTGGTCTAAGGGACACTTCAATCAAGCACTCGTCCTCGAGAAGCTAGGATGTTTTCCAGAGGCGATTCGTGCCATGAAGCGCTATCTTTTGCTCGTTCCTGCGGCACCCGATGC
This is a stretch of genomic DNA from Elusimicrobiota bacterium. It encodes these proteins:
- a CDS encoding tetratricopeptide repeat protein; the protein is MRRTICQSICLAMILAQTACVGVENVKNPSLSELRSRVGNHLLLGLSPEGGPGSAAYIENECQLEDIFILPSSTDHNGVDAVLQLTFLGSFTGVKVEILSAFSGAVVYTGHATYWSFRRFCNDLRRIVTQEFKPGAEPYARVLAEKRQQRDPNSLPACDDRDKFAARQQDEESAFQHALQKIESGDVPSKLPEAVHKASVQAIYAVRQTRFSDAVDRYAEGLKVAPWWSKGHFNQALVLEKLGCFPEAIRAMKRYLLLVPAAPDAQQVQDKIYAWESIPQ